Proteins from a single region of Phycisphaeraceae bacterium D3-23:
- a CDS encoding thioesterase family protein, giving the protein MPSPYTLKRTVAFSETDSAGIVHFSNFFRYMEDAEHAYLRSLGLSVHREVGDGVAGFPRVGAHCDYRRPLRFEDAFTVTVRVAARTDKSVTYGFTFETAGEDAPIASGTLKAVYAVKPTGAGKFSAASIPPEIDALLTVEGRD; this is encoded by the coding sequence ATGCCAAGCCCCTACACCCTGAAGCGAACCGTCGCGTTCAGCGAGACCGACAGCGCCGGGATCGTGCACTTTTCCAACTTCTTCCGCTACATGGAAGACGCCGAGCACGCCTACCTTCGGAGTCTTGGCCTGAGCGTGCACCGCGAGGTCGGCGACGGCGTGGCCGGGTTCCCCCGTGTCGGCGCACACTGCGACTACCGCAGGCCGCTACGGTTCGAGGACGCGTTCACGGTCACTGTCCGCGTCGCGGCGCGGACCGACAAGTCCGTCACTTACGGGTTTACCTTCGAGACGGCTGGCGAAGATGCGCCGATCGCCAGCGGCACGCTCAAGGCCGTTTATGCGGTCAAGCCCACCGGTGCCGGCAAGTTCAGCGCTGCCTCAATTCCACCAGAGATCGATGCGCTGTTGACCGTCGAGGGCCGCGATTGA
- a CDS encoding NAD(P)/FAD-dependent oxidoreductase encodes MRSQHNQYDAIVVGAGPAGATAAAVLAMLGRHVVLLERDAFPRYHVGESLLPFCYPTLKRLGLVEKLNTTDFVKKYSVQFATTDGRMSQPFYFFDHLDGHPAGQTWQVERSVFDRMMTDNAAEHGAEVRFGVSARKVLKNGAGAVVGVEATDEHGRAIQFHAAITIDASGRNGFAANAMGWKRKRDPALDKIALWTYYQGGKRGKGRDEGATTVAYIPEKGWFWHIPMHDDRISLGVVGEKGYLYRDGVKDPRAIIQREIGCNAWVADVMKEAEQYGETWVTGDYSYRSEHSATDGLVLTGDAFGFLDPVFSSGVFLALISGELAADTAHQALTDGDVSATRFETYTDEFQHAIEAMRRLVYAFYTEGFSFGKLLKKHPHLRSALTDCLIGKVSTDFGPLFEAIAEFVEVPQALSYGRPLVLDSQPMG; translated from the coding sequence ATGCGTTCACAACACAACCAATACGACGCGATCGTGGTCGGTGCCGGGCCGGCCGGGGCCACCGCCGCCGCCGTGCTCGCGATGCTCGGCCGTCACGTCGTGCTGCTGGAGCGCGACGCCTTTCCGCGCTACCACGTCGGCGAGTCGCTGCTTCCGTTCTGCTACCCCACGCTCAAACGCCTTGGGCTGGTGGAGAAGCTCAACACCACCGACTTCGTAAAGAAGTACTCGGTCCAGTTCGCGACGACCGACGGCCGGATGTCCCAGCCGTTCTACTTCTTCGACCACCTCGACGGGCACCCGGCCGGTCAGACCTGGCAGGTCGAGCGGAGCGTCTTCGACCGGATGATGACGGACAACGCGGCGGAGCACGGCGCGGAGGTGCGCTTCGGTGTCTCGGCCCGCAAGGTGCTCAAGAACGGGGCCGGCGCGGTTGTCGGCGTCGAGGCGACCGACGAGCACGGCCGGGCCATCCAGTTCCACGCCGCGATCACGATCGACGCGTCGGGGCGCAACGGCTTTGCCGCCAACGCCATGGGATGGAAACGCAAACGCGACCCGGCGCTGGACAAGATCGCGCTGTGGACCTACTACCAAGGAGGCAAACGCGGCAAGGGACGCGACGAGGGCGCGACCACTGTCGCCTACATCCCCGAGAAGGGCTGGTTCTGGCATATCCCCATGCACGACGACCGGATCAGCCTCGGCGTCGTCGGAGAGAAGGGCTACCTCTACCGCGACGGGGTGAAAGACCCGCGAGCCATCATACAGCGCGAGATCGGATGCAACGCATGGGTGGCCGACGTCATGAAGGAAGCCGAGCAGTACGGCGAAACCTGGGTCACCGGCGACTACTCCTACCGCTCCGAGCACAGCGCCACCGATGGGCTGGTTCTCACCGGTGATGCGTTCGGCTTCCTGGACCCGGTGTTCTCGTCCGGCGTTTTCCTGGCGCTGATCAGCGGCGAGTTGGCCGCCGATACAGCCCACCAAGCGCTGACCGATGGCGACGTGTCTGCGACACGTTTCGAGACATACACCGACGAGTTCCAGCACGCGATCGAGGCCATGCGTAGGCTGGTCTATGCCTTCTACACCGAGGGGTTCTCCTTTGGCAAGCTGCTCAAGAAGCACCCGCACCTGCGCAGCGCCCTGACCGACTGCCTGATCGGCAAGGTCTCGACTGACTTCGGCCCGTTGTTCGAGGCCATCGCCGAGTTTGTCGAAGTCCCGCAGGCGCTGAGTTACGGCCGGCCGCTCGTGCTTGATTCACAACCCATGGGCTAA
- a CDS encoding glycosyltransferase family 4 protein, giving the protein MKILLLTPGTGNFHCGSCLHDEALLRGLRSLGHDAAINALYLPLVLDSTQGIDGDDVHMGGINLYLQARSHGYRLVPGFARRLLDRPGLLRRAATRADMTSPTELGRITEQMLLGQHGRTRLEISRMLGHLREEGHPDVVLLNNALLLGLAEPIKEALGCPVACTLQGEDTFVDGLPEPYRARVWELLAEKSRDVSVFLPVSQYHANLMARRLDLPAANTRVVYNGIEADRYPPQCTSPDPPVIGFLARLCEYKGLGILVDAYVIMHKRGTLGETRLLLAGAATPGDMAYVEAQRRKLEAAGLRQSVRIETNVSFEQKVQLLHGMALLSVPAAYGESFGLYVLEANAVGVPVVVPNHAGLAEVIGLTGGGILCRPNDPESLADTLAGLLADDARRRSLGEAGRRAVLESFTAAHMSARAAAALESVCQAPTP; this is encoded by the coding sequence ATGAAGATCCTCCTGCTCACACCCGGCACCGGCAACTTTCATTGTGGCTCCTGTCTGCATGACGAGGCACTGCTGCGCGGGCTTCGCAGTCTGGGACATGATGCGGCCATCAACGCCCTGTACCTGCCGCTGGTCTTGGACAGCACGCAGGGCATCGACGGCGATGACGTCCACATGGGCGGCATCAACCTCTACCTGCAGGCGAGGTCGCACGGGTATCGCCTTGTCCCCGGGTTTGCCCGGCGGCTTCTCGACCGACCGGGCCTGCTGCGCCGGGCGGCCACTCGCGCCGACATGACCAGCCCCACCGAGCTGGGCCGGATCACCGAGCAGATGCTGCTGGGCCAGCACGGCCGAACCCGGCTGGAGATCAGCCGCATGCTCGGCCACCTGCGCGAGGAGGGGCACCCGGACGTAGTTCTGCTCAACAACGCGCTGCTGCTCGGCCTTGCCGAGCCGATCAAGGAGGCCCTGGGCTGCCCGGTCGCCTGCACCCTGCAGGGCGAAGACACGTTTGTGGATGGGCTGCCCGAACCCTACCGCGCGCGCGTCTGGGAACTCTTGGCTGAGAAATCGCGGGACGTCTCTGTTTTCCTCCCCGTCAGCCAGTACCATGCCAACCTGATGGCCCGGCGTCTGGACCTTCCAGCGGCGAATACCCGTGTGGTGTACAACGGGATCGAGGCCGATCGCTACCCCCCCCAATGCACTTCACCCGATCCGCCGGTGATCGGTTTCTTGGCTCGGCTGTGTGAGTACAAGGGGCTGGGCATTCTTGTTGATGCCTATGTGATCATGCACAAACGCGGGACACTCGGCGAAACGCGGCTGCTCCTTGCCGGGGCCGCGACACCCGGCGACATGGCATACGTCGAGGCCCAGCGGCGGAAACTGGAGGCGGCGGGGCTTCGCCAGAGCGTGCGTATCGAAACGAATGTGAGCTTCGAGCAGAAGGTACAACTCCTGCACGGGATGGCACTGCTGAGCGTGCCTGCGGCGTACGGCGAGTCGTTCGGGTTGTATGTGCTTGAGGCGAATGCCGTCGGGGTGCCCGTGGTCGTCCCGAACCACGCGGGGTTGGCGGAGGTGATCGGCTTGACCGGCGGGGGTATCTTGTGCAGGCCCAACGACCCCGAATCGTTGGCCGACACACTGGCCGGGCTTCTGGCCGATGACGCGCGTCGTAGGTCCCTGGGCGAGGCCGGACGCAGGGCCGTACTCGAGTCTTTCACCGCTGCGCACATGTCCGCACGCGCCGCCGCCGCATTGGAGAGCGTATGCCAAGCCCCTACACCCTGA